A window of the Euzebyales bacterium genome harbors these coding sequences:
- a CDS encoding response regulator transcription factor, with product MADGADAGVILVVDDEDLVREVVGDYLRRDGYRVLTAADAPQARTLLDRHRPALAVLDIMLPGGDGLSLVREVRAQGSDLPIILLTARDDEIDRIMGLELGADDYVTKPFSPRELVARVRSVLRRATNTGPRPEGTLGAGELRIDVASREVHVGDRLVELTPKEFDLLACLAAVPRRVFTHETLLQQVWDSSAQWQDPATVTVHVGRVRRKLGPRGDDSWITTVWGVGYRFDP from the coding sequence GTGGCAGACGGTGCCGACGCCGGCGTGATCCTCGTCGTCGATGACGAGGATCTGGTGCGCGAGGTCGTCGGTGACTACCTGCGGCGGGACGGCTACCGGGTGCTGACCGCCGCGGACGCGCCGCAGGCCCGGACCCTGCTCGACCGGCACCGGCCCGCGCTCGCTGTGCTCGACATCATGCTCCCCGGCGGCGACGGGCTGAGCCTGGTGCGCGAGGTGCGCGCGCAGGGTTCCGACCTGCCGATCATCCTCCTGACGGCGCGCGACGACGAGATCGACCGCATCATGGGCCTCGAGCTCGGGGCCGACGACTACGTGACGAAGCCGTTCAGCCCGCGCGAGCTCGTCGCCCGTGTGCGTTCGGTGCTGCGTCGTGCGACCAACACCGGACCACGACCGGAAGGGACGCTCGGTGCCGGTGAGCTGCGCATCGACGTCGCGTCGCGTGAGGTGCACGTCGGCGATCGGCTGGTCGAGCTGACGCCCAAGGAGTTCGATCTGCTCGCATGCCTGGCCGCCGTGCCACGGCGCGTGTTCACGCACGAGACGCTGCTGCAGCAGGTCTGGGACTCGTCGGCCCAGTGGCAGGACCCGGCAACGGTCACCGTGCACGTCGGCCGTGTGCGCCGCAAGCTCGGGCCCCGGGGCGACGACAGCTGGATCACGACCGTGTGGGGGGTGGGGTACCGATTCGATCCGTGA